A single Streptomyces sannanensis DNA region contains:
- a CDS encoding isoafricanol synthase yields the protein METHRIRALRNGLVRTPFPARCHPGHDHGRLHTLQWLDRFGMLSGERATAEYDAMRLELLMAYFYPDAGPEDLRLASDLMGWFFVFDDQFDGSLGQRPEAVARLVDSVMRVMHEDTVRPHESGDPLAESFRDLWQRVSKGMPPLWRNRFRDHWRDYLTAYHWEALNRTRQGTLPLAGFLQGRRDSIGVQPCLDLVERNGRYALPRELHQGAPLAEMRKITADVVIFVNDIVSVDKELAAGDVNNSVIILHKETGRTVDDAVRHVALLANSRLARFQELAAGIGGTLGDMGVPEDVRDQVDHYVDGMRMLMSGNLAWSLQTARYSEEGIAAVSQGRERPWAHLFRENARSS from the coding sequence TTGGAGACCCATCGCATCCGTGCACTACGGAACGGACTGGTCCGCACCCCCTTCCCTGCCCGGTGTCACCCCGGTCACGACCACGGGCGCCTGCACACACTCCAGTGGCTGGACCGTTTCGGCATGCTGAGCGGGGAACGGGCGACGGCCGAGTACGACGCCATGCGCCTGGAGCTCCTGATGGCGTACTTCTATCCGGACGCCGGCCCCGAGGATCTCCGTCTGGCGAGCGATCTGATGGGCTGGTTCTTCGTCTTCGACGACCAGTTCGACGGCTCGTTGGGGCAGCGTCCCGAAGCGGTCGCACGGCTGGTGGACTCCGTGATGCGCGTGATGCACGAAGACACGGTCCGGCCGCACGAGTCCGGCGACCCCCTCGCCGAGAGCTTCCGCGATCTGTGGCAACGTGTCTCGAAGGGCATGCCGCCGCTGTGGCGGAACCGGTTCCGGGACCACTGGCGTGACTATCTGACCGCCTATCACTGGGAGGCGCTCAACCGGACCCGCCAGGGCACCCTCCCGCTCGCCGGGTTCCTTCAGGGACGACGCGACTCCATAGGGGTGCAACCCTGCCTCGACCTCGTCGAACGAAACGGCCGCTACGCCCTGCCGCGAGAACTGCACCAGGGTGCTCCGCTCGCGGAGATGCGGAAGATCACCGCCGACGTGGTGATCTTCGTGAACGACATCGTCTCCGTGGACAAGGAACTCGCCGCCGGTGACGTCAACAACAGCGTCATCATTCTGCACAAGGAGACGGGCCGGACCGTCGACGATGCCGTGCGTCATGTCGCGCTGCTGGCCAACTCCCGCCTCGCGCGCTTCCAGGAACTCGCCGCGGGCATCGGCGGCACCCTGGGCGACATGGGTGTTCCCGAGGATGTGCGTGACCAGGTCGACCACTACGTGGACGGCATGCGGATGCTCATGAGCGGCAATCTGGCCTGGTCGCTCCAGACGGCACGCTACAGCGAAGAGGGCATCGCCGCGGTGAGCCAGGGCCGGGAGCGCCCGTGGGCGCATCTCTTCCGGGAGAACGCCCGGTCCTCGTGA
- a CDS encoding ATP-binding protein: MLNELCGASAEARGPGGGGLLAIAGAAGLGKTTLVAEVRRKAAARGCTLLTARGGEQEQGVAFHVVRQLVQPVLATASEEEHRKILGSWYDIVAPAVGLVAGDGSSTPDPQGVRDGLDWVVTRFAVQRGPVVLVLDDAHWADAESMAWLSSFAPRADDLPLLIVVAYRPEELPAHAAELRKLAERNGSRPLELAPLTPSGVGDLLRDRLGESADGPFSRECWALTGGNLFEAVELIAKVCEHGIEPQDANSAELRELASAVKGSGLVQRLERLGTSAVRLAWAVAVLGTEGRLSLAGSVAGLGAEVTADAVEKLRAARIFTANTDASDRLDFLHPLIGTAVYRAIPPALRVAMHGQAAFAVSEAGLGATAAARHLLEMHPDNDPWAVQQLRTAAREYLRAGAPEAAQRCLTRALREPPALDERAEVLFELGCSALLHEPATTVNHLKAALEEPGIAPALREAITVRLAQALAHTDRLAEAARTVADEGARSSSAGTRLRMQAHSLMWNAFCADEEDSPARSRRLARIADHLTGRGKAERYILGMRAWDAMVRGEPAETALHYAEQALSGGLSWTDENWGFEVPILVALTFMYCDQPGRADELFTQGIAECERKGWRGAHLSFGLTLLGYIRFRRGRLAEAEELVQAGLTVADRVGQRVPAQFYAVGILIEILLARGRVEEAQEVSDTYTYGEIVPNAVSFPDSETVYSELLLASGLRGDAERRLRAVGLRLERRRMRNTGWCPWRLLLAEALAHADPAEAKALAQEGVEFARRFGTPSAIGQALHAAAKVTTGAESLALMAEAVQHLERSPAAYELACALVDHGVALSRAGLPQDAAELLVHGMESATQCGADALAVRARDELSACGLRPLRPRSAGTESLTAKERAVAERVVRGLENTRIAAELGTRERTVELLLSGVYRKIGTDRAGLSKLLDQHAAVRPEKQP; this comes from the coding sequence ATGCTGAACGAACTGTGCGGTGCATCGGCCGAAGCCCGGGGCCCAGGAGGCGGAGGGCTGCTCGCCATCGCCGGTGCGGCGGGTCTGGGCAAGACCACCCTGGTCGCCGAGGTGCGCAGGAAGGCCGCCGCACGCGGCTGTACCCTTCTGACGGCCCGAGGCGGTGAGCAGGAACAGGGTGTGGCCTTCCACGTCGTACGCCAGCTTGTGCAGCCTGTGCTGGCGACGGCGTCCGAGGAGGAGCACCGGAAGATCCTGGGCAGTTGGTACGACATCGTGGCGCCCGCCGTAGGCCTGGTGGCCGGCGACGGCAGCAGCACACCCGACCCGCAGGGCGTGCGGGACGGCCTGGACTGGGTGGTCACCCGGTTCGCCGTCCAGCGTGGTCCCGTCGTGCTCGTCCTCGACGACGCGCACTGGGCCGACGCCGAATCCATGGCGTGGCTCAGCTCGTTCGCCCCGCGGGCCGACGATCTGCCTCTGCTCATCGTCGTCGCCTACCGGCCGGAGGAACTTCCCGCCCATGCCGCGGAGCTCCGCAAACTGGCCGAACGGAACGGCTCACGTCCACTCGAACTCGCGCCCTTGACTCCGTCCGGGGTCGGCGACCTGCTGCGCGACAGGCTGGGAGAGAGCGCCGACGGTCCCTTTTCCAGGGAATGCTGGGCGCTCACGGGTGGCAATCTCTTCGAAGCCGTCGAACTGATCGCCAAGGTCTGCGAACACGGCATCGAACCGCAGGACGCCAACAGCGCGGAGCTCCGCGAGCTGGCCTCCGCCGTGAAGGGCAGCGGACTGGTCCAGCGGCTCGAACGCCTCGGTACTTCGGCCGTGCGGCTCGCCTGGGCTGTCGCCGTACTCGGCACGGAGGGACGGCTGTCGCTGGCCGGCAGCGTCGCGGGACTCGGCGCCGAGGTCACCGCGGACGCCGTCGAAAAGCTTCGCGCCGCGCGCATATTCACCGCGAACACGGACGCCTCGGACAGGCTCGACTTCCTCCACCCGCTCATCGGCACGGCCGTCTACCGGGCGATACCCCCGGCGCTGCGGGTCGCCATGCATGGCCAGGCCGCCTTTGCCGTCAGCGAGGCCGGCCTCGGGGCCACCGCGGCGGCCCGGCATCTGCTGGAGATGCATCCGGACAACGACCCTTGGGCCGTACAGCAGTTGCGTACGGCAGCCCGCGAGTACCTCCGCGCCGGCGCGCCGGAAGCAGCCCAGCGCTGCCTGACCCGCGCCCTGCGCGAGCCGCCCGCGCTCGACGAACGGGCCGAGGTGCTCTTCGAACTCGGGTGCTCCGCCCTTCTCCATGAACCCGCCACCACGGTCAACCACCTCAAAGCCGCCCTCGAGGAGCCCGGAATCGCCCCGGCCCTGCGGGAGGCCATCACCGTGCGGCTGGCCCAGGCGCTGGCCCACACGGACCGGCTGGCGGAGGCTGCCAGGACTGTCGCCGACGAGGGTGCACGGTCCAGCAGCGCCGGAACCCGGCTGCGGATGCAGGCCCACAGCTTGATGTGGAACGCCTTCTGCGCCGATGAGGAGGACTCGCCGGCGCGCTCCCGGCGGCTGGCCCGAATCGCAGACCATCTGACCGGGCGCGGCAAGGCGGAGCGCTACATCCTGGGCATGCGGGCCTGGGACGCGATGGTGCGCGGTGAGCCTGCCGAGACCGCCCTGCACTACGCCGAGCAGGCTCTCAGTGGCGGACTGTCCTGGACCGACGAGAACTGGGGCTTCGAGGTCCCGATTCTCGTCGCGCTCACCTTCATGTACTGCGACCAGCCCGGACGCGCGGACGAGCTGTTCACCCAGGGCATCGCGGAGTGCGAACGCAAGGGCTGGCGCGGGGCTCATCTGTCCTTCGGCCTCACCCTGCTCGGCTACATCCGCTTCCGGCGCGGACGACTTGCCGAGGCGGAGGAACTCGTGCAGGCCGGTCTGACCGTGGCCGACCGGGTCGGGCAGCGAGTCCCGGCGCAGTTCTACGCCGTCGGCATCCTGATCGAGATCCTGCTCGCCCGTGGCCGGGTCGAGGAGGCTCAGGAGGTGTCCGACACCTATACCTACGGAGAGATCGTCCCCAACGCCGTTTCCTTCCCCGACTCCGAGACCGTCTACAGCGAGCTGCTGCTCGCCTCCGGTCTGAGAGGGGACGCCGAGCGCCGGCTGCGGGCAGTCGGCCTCAGGCTGGAGCGCCGCAGGATGCGCAATACGGGGTGGTGTCCGTGGCGGCTGCTGCTCGCCGAGGCGCTGGCCCACGCCGATCCGGCGGAGGCCAAGGCCCTGGCTCAGGAGGGTGTGGAGTTCGCCCGCCGATTCGGCACGCCGTCGGCCATCGGCCAGGCCCTGCACGCCGCGGCCAAGGTGACCACCGGCGCGGAGAGCCTGGCCCTGATGGCGGAGGCCGTACAGCATCTGGAGCGATCACCCGCGGCGTACGAACTGGCCTGCGCACTCGTCGACCACGGCGTGGCACTGAGCCGCGCGGGGCTTCCCCAGGACGCCGCCGAACTGCTCGTGCACGGTATGGAGAGCGCGACCCAGTGCGGGGCAGACGCCCTGGCCGTTCGTGCCCGGGACGAGCTCTCCGCCTGCGGACTGCGGCCCCTGCGCCCGCGCTCCGCAGGCACCGAATCGCTCACTGCGAAGGAGCGCGCCGTGGCGGAGCGGGTGGTACGCGGTCTGGAGAACACCCGTATAGCCGCGGAGCTCGGCACCCGCGAGCGGACCGTCGAACTGCTGCTCTCCGGCGTCTACCGCAAGATCGGAACAGACCGGGCGGGACTGTCGAAACTTCTGGACCAGCACGCGGCCGTCCGGCCGGAAAAGCAGCCCTGA
- a CDS encoding peptidoglycan recognition family protein, whose amino-acid sequence MQGSTRVRPLGAAGALASAALLLSLVSATPSSTAEPPPSSALQRDFAAAAAQYQVPQSVLLGVSYLQSRWDTHGGAPSVTGGYGPMHLTDARTALAEAPHHSDGDEDARGDDARPARTGAERELPLPAELPGRLRTLERAAELTGLPAEELRQSPSANVLGGAALLAAAQRESGRPLSDDPAEWYGAVARYSGADDIATATTYADDVYDVIRSGEQRTTDSGQRVELPASPGLAPDTAQADGLGLRTPATGPVECPSSVACEWIPAPYEEFGDGDYGNHDKADRPASQSIDYIVIHDTEASWDVTLKLVQDPTYVSWQYSLRSSDGHIAQHLRLKDVGWHAGNWYVNAKSVGLEHEGFLTSPDSWYTEAMYRTSARLVKYLAKRYDIPLDRQHILGHDNVPGPVTANIRQMHTDPGPYWDWAHYFQLLGRPFTRTAGPGSAVVTIRPKYERHQPLYTGCTQAGQACPPHGSGAVRLHTAPAEDAPLVKDIGLRPGGQNSTTGVNDTGARASTGQQYAVAERRGDWTAIWYLGQKAWFHNPPKQPTAVESKGLLLTPRDGLTEIPVYGRAYPEASAYSSTVPVQTVSPLPYKLLAGQRYVVGGKAAPEYYWAPTYDTTGHQVVRGQEGYYEIQFGHRIAYVKASDVRLVVSPAGTAPPGAA is encoded by the coding sequence TTGCAAGGATCCACCCGTGTACGTCCACTAGGAGCGGCCGGCGCCCTGGCGTCGGCCGCTCTGCTGCTCTCCCTGGTGTCGGCCACACCGTCCTCGACCGCCGAGCCGCCTCCGTCGAGTGCGCTTCAGCGCGACTTCGCCGCCGCGGCCGCGCAGTACCAAGTGCCGCAGAGCGTGCTGCTCGGTGTGTCGTATCTGCAGTCGCGCTGGGACACCCACGGCGGAGCGCCGAGCGTGACGGGCGGCTACGGCCCCATGCACCTGACCGACGCACGGACGGCTCTGGCCGAGGCCCCGCACCACTCGGACGGCGACGAGGACGCACGCGGCGACGACGCCCGTCCCGCGCGGACCGGAGCCGAGCGGGAGCTGCCGCTCCCGGCCGAACTCCCCGGCCGGCTGCGGACGCTGGAGCGGGCTGCGGAGCTCACCGGGCTGCCCGCCGAGGAGCTGCGGCAGAGCCCGTCGGCGAACGTCCTGGGCGGGGCCGCGCTTCTCGCCGCCGCCCAGCGGGAGTCGGGCCGGCCGTTGAGCGACGACCCGGCGGAGTGGTACGGCGCGGTCGCCCGCTACTCGGGTGCCGACGACATCGCGACCGCCACGACGTACGCCGATGACGTGTACGACGTGATCCGCTCCGGTGAGCAGCGCACCACCGACAGCGGCCAGCGGGTCGAGCTGCCCGCCTCCCCCGGACTGGCGCCCGACACCGCCCAGGCGGACGGGCTGGGGCTGCGTACCCCGGCGACCGGGCCCGTCGAGTGTCCGTCCAGCGTGGCCTGCGAGTGGATCCCGGCACCCTACGAGGAGTTCGGGGACGGCGACTACGGCAACCACGACAAGGCCGACCGCCCGGCGAGCCAGTCCATCGACTACATCGTCATCCACGACACCGAGGCGAGCTGGGACGTCACGCTGAAGCTGGTGCAGGACCCGACGTATGTCTCCTGGCAGTACTCGCTGCGCTCCTCGGACGGACATATCGCCCAGCACCTCCGGCTCAAGGACGTCGGCTGGCACGCCGGCAACTGGTACGTCAACGCCAAGTCGGTCGGCCTGGAGCACGAGGGCTTTCTGACCTCACCCGACTCCTGGTACACGGAGGCGATGTACCGCACGTCGGCACGCCTGGTGAAGTACCTGGCGAAGCGGTACGACATCCCGCTGGACCGGCAGCACATCCTCGGGCACGACAATGTGCCGGGTCCCGTGACGGCCAACATCCGCCAGATGCACACCGACCCGGGGCCGTACTGGGACTGGGCGCACTACTTCCAGTTGCTCGGTCGCCCCTTCACCCGTACCGCGGGCCCAGGCAGCGCGGTCGTGACCATCCGGCCGAAGTACGAGCGACACCAGCCGCTGTACACCGGCTGCACCCAGGCCGGCCAGGCCTGCCCGCCGCACGGCTCGGGCGCGGTGCGGCTGCACACGGCCCCGGCGGAGGACGCGCCGCTGGTGAAGGACATCGGTCTGCGGCCGGGCGGCCAGAACTCCACGACGGGCGTCAACGACACCGGTGCCCGCGCGTCCACGGGCCAGCAGTACGCGGTCGCGGAGCGCCGCGGCGACTGGACCGCGATCTGGTACCTCGGCCAGAAGGCGTGGTTCCACAACCCGCCGAAGCAGCCCACCGCGGTGGAATCGAAGGGCCTGCTGCTGACACCGAGGGACGGCCTGACGGAGATCCCGGTGTACGGCCGCGCCTATCCGGAGGCGTCGGCGTACTCGTCGACGGTGCCGGTGCAGACGGTCTCCCCGCTGCCTTACAAACTGCTCGCGGGCCAGCGGTACGTGGTCGGCGGCAAGGCGGCGCCCGAGTACTACTGGGCGCCGACGTACGACACCACGGGGCATCAGGTGGTCCGCGGTCAGGAGGGGTACTACGAGATCCAGTTCGGACACCGGATCGCGTATGTGAAGGCCTCCGACGTACGGCTGGTCGTCAGCCCTGCTGGAACAGCTCCGCCGGGAGCGGCTTGA
- a CDS encoding aminoglycoside phosphotransferase family protein — translation MYTASSSVSAQPRPLRQFPAGGGPYLDPAHAAAAAPAVGRPRLRPGAAGQPLSGRIDLSGPQGAQLRMAIASVHRICPEFNPVQALRRSGRSVLLVGSTGRSTAVAKCLLDHSPAWVERFRHEIAAYRAFVRHRPPVRVPRLIAADPDNCTLVIERTPGRAAALTRHPAEAPPRADVRAALGAISRVNSWRPPNGVFGAPLDYASRIARYHELGLFTDRDLGDLQKLLHGLAHTGGRQGVGQFCHGDALLSNFLLSPTGPVLVDWDHAGWYLPGYDLATLWAVMGDAPAARRQVSQLAQAAGPAARDAFLVNLMLVLTREIRTYETAVQRTMREAAPTGSAPLPPGVLSSGEEQRLLLRRLHDDCALARRAVRAAVGTR, via the coding sequence ATGTACACAGCATCATCCTCCGTGTCCGCCCAGCCGCGACCGCTTCGTCAGTTCCCGGCGGGCGGCGGGCCGTATCTCGACCCCGCCCACGCTGCCGCCGCGGCGCCGGCCGTCGGACGGCCCCGGCTCCGGCCGGGTGCCGCCGGCCAGCCGCTCAGCGGGAGAATCGACCTGTCCGGCCCCCAGGGCGCCCAGCTGCGCATGGCGATCGCATCGGTCCACCGGATCTGTCCCGAGTTCAACCCGGTGCAGGCTCTGCGGCGCAGCGGCCGCTCCGTGCTGCTCGTCGGATCCACCGGACGCAGCACCGCCGTCGCCAAGTGCTTACTGGACCACTCCCCCGCCTGGGTCGAGCGGTTCCGTCATGAGATAGCCGCCTATCGCGCCTTCGTCCGGCACCGTCCACCGGTGCGGGTGCCGCGGCTCATCGCCGCGGACCCCGACAACTGCACACTGGTGATCGAGCGGACACCGGGCCGGGCGGCGGCCCTCACCCGGCACCCGGCCGAGGCTCCGCCGCGTGCCGATGTGCGGGCCGCCCTCGGCGCGATCAGCAGGGTCAACTCCTGGCGCCCGCCCAACGGGGTGTTCGGTGCACCGCTGGACTATGCCTCGCGGATCGCCCGTTATCACGAGTTGGGTCTGTTCACCGACCGTGACCTGGGGGATCTGCAGAAACTGCTGCACGGCCTGGCGCACACCGGCGGGCGGCAGGGCGTGGGCCAGTTCTGTCACGGTGATGCGCTACTGTCCAACTTCCTGCTCTCGCCGACCGGTCCGGTCCTGGTCGACTGGGACCATGCCGGCTGGTACCTCCCGGGGTACGACCTGGCCACCCTCTGGGCCGTCATGGGTGACGCGCCGGCCGCGCGGCGGCAGGTCAGTCAGCTCGCGCAGGCCGCGGGCCCCGCGGCGCGTGATGCGTTCCTGGTCAATCTGATGCTCGTACTGACCCGGGAGATCCGTACGTACGAGACGGCCGTCCAGCGGACCATGCGCGAGGCGGCTCCAACGGGTTCCGCACCGCTGCCGCCCGGTGTCCTGTCGTCCGGCGAGGAGCAGCGGCTGCTGCTGCGGCGGCTGCACGACGACTGCGCCCTGGCGCGGAGGGCCGTGCGCGCGGCCGTGGGGACTCGCTGA
- a CDS encoding PP2C family protein-serine/threonine phosphatase, producing the protein MPSHLYDADRPAPQPPERGSVDALITQTRRLRGDMDAVRREAVLEDDAEGRWQRALCDLAMHHLDDIRAHLGQLKEGLPAAPADDEAEPAAYEEDLSAPPPSSLLSRVGSAEWNLLTDEVSWSDELFRIFGRSPDSGPMSLDELPSMVFAEDQPLLTAMVTDCLVDARPIDGEFRIVRTDGCVRTLHMMGEPVLDSDGCTASMWAVLRDVSELRRSQRVVRESRVSLQRERRIEQTEHRVAVEFQEAVLPPWRGPLRLSHQGPASLDLAAHYLPSTTSTLIGGDWYDALELPDGRSLLTVGDLTGHGVTATSGMAMLLGALRGMAVAGVEPGDLMGHLNHLLETSVQPALGSAVCCRFDSRTGILSWAQAGHPAPLLFRGGTGRELTAPDGVLLGATSGAVYGQAEERLLPGDLLVLHTDGLTRRGASDTRGQSRLLGVAPRLAGARSAQECLRQMVEEFGEAEREDDTCVLVARIGD; encoded by the coding sequence ATGCCGTCCCATCTGTACGACGCGGACCGTCCCGCCCCACAGCCTCCCGAGCGGGGCTCGGTGGACGCGCTCATCACGCAGACCCGTCGGCTGCGCGGTGACATGGACGCGGTCAGACGGGAGGCCGTTCTGGAAGACGACGCCGAGGGACGCTGGCAGCGGGCGCTGTGCGACCTCGCGATGCACCATCTCGACGACATCCGGGCTCATTTAGGGCAGCTGAAGGAAGGTCTGCCGGCCGCACCGGCGGACGACGAAGCGGAGCCGGCGGCGTACGAGGAGGACCTCTCCGCTCCCCCGCCGAGCTCCCTGCTCAGCCGGGTCGGCAGCGCGGAATGGAACCTTCTCACCGACGAGGTGAGCTGGTCGGACGAGCTGTTCCGGATCTTCGGCAGGTCTCCCGACAGCGGTCCCATGTCACTGGACGAGTTGCCCTCCATGGTGTTCGCCGAGGACCAGCCGCTGCTCACCGCGATGGTGACGGACTGTCTGGTCGACGCAAGGCCCATCGACGGGGAGTTCCGGATCGTACGGACCGATGGATGTGTGCGCACGCTGCACATGATGGGTGAGCCCGTGCTCGACTCCGACGGCTGCACCGCGTCGATGTGGGCGGTATTGCGGGATGTCAGCGAACTGCGCAGAAGCCAGCGCGTGGTGCGGGAGAGCCGCGTCTCCCTCCAGCGTGAGCGCAGAATCGAACAGACCGAGCACAGAGTCGCGGTCGAGTTCCAGGAGGCCGTGCTCCCACCGTGGCGGGGACCGCTGCGGCTCTCCCACCAGGGCCCGGCCTCCCTGGATCTCGCGGCGCACTATCTGCCCTCTACGACCAGCACGCTGATCGGAGGGGACTGGTACGACGCGCTGGAGCTGCCGGACGGACGGTCCCTGCTGACGGTCGGAGACCTGACCGGCCATGGAGTGACCGCCACCTCCGGCATGGCCATGCTGCTGGGAGCCTTGCGCGGCATGGCCGTGGCCGGCGTCGAGCCCGGAGACCTGATGGGCCATCTCAATCATCTGCTGGAGACATCGGTGCAGCCCGCTCTCGGCAGCGCCGTGTGCTGCCGGTTCGACTCACGGACCGGCATCCTGTCCTGGGCACAGGCGGGCCATCCCGCCCCGCTGCTGTTCCGCGGCGGGACGGGACGCGAGCTGACGGCCCCGGACGGCGTGCTGCTCGGCGCCACCTCCGGTGCCGTGTACGGGCAGGCGGAAGAACGCCTGCTCCCCGGGGACCTGCTGGTGCTGCACACCGACGGGCTCACCCGGCGCGGCGCCTCCGACACACGAGGGCAGAGCAGGCTGCTCGGTGTGGCGCCACGGCTGGCAGGGGCCCGCAGCGCTCAGGAATGCCTGCGTCAGATGGTCGAGGAGTTCGGCGAGGCCGAACGGGAGGACGACACCTGTGTCCTGGTCGCCCGAATCGGCGACTGA
- a CDS encoding roadblock/LC7 domain-containing protein, which produces MESGNRRDSRLDWLLDDLAKRVADVRHAIVLSSDGLVTSASEGLGREDAEHLAAVSSGLHSLAKGSGQYFQAGKVRQTMIEFDDGVLFVTAAGDSSCLCVLSTAGADIGQIAYEMTLLVNRVGEHLGVSARQREL; this is translated from the coding sequence ATGGAATCCGGCAACAGACGGGACAGCCGGCTCGACTGGCTGCTCGACGACCTCGCGAAGCGGGTCGCCGACGTACGGCACGCCATCGTGCTGTCCAGCGACGGGCTCGTGACCAGTGCGAGCGAAGGTCTGGGGCGCGAGGACGCCGAGCATCTGGCCGCTGTCTCCAGCGGACTGCACAGCCTGGCGAAGGGATCGGGCCAGTACTTCCAGGCGGGCAAGGTACGGCAGACCATGATCGAGTTCGATGACGGAGTCCTCTTCGTCACCGCGGCCGGCGACAGCAGCTGCCTGTGCGTCCTGAGCACCGCGGGTGCGGACATCGGCCAGATCGCGTACGAGATGACACTCCTGGTGAACCGAGTGGGAGAGCACCTCGGCGTCTCCGCACGGCAGCGGGAGCTGTGA
- a CDS encoding DUF6397 family protein: protein MSVTETSRTVARSLPAARGAQELGLRRGEFDLAVQLGHIRTTADEAGGRQRVPREEIDRLRAADGFPESLRERLRVVGTAEGAALIGVSRNRFTTLARTGHLTPVRCCLNRYRAVVWLYLAEELQMFADEHPELLTGRLPGRVREDLESGTDRRPRNWRGRCIGLLLRRTDDPWQRAAVMACVLDPVQLAEVVDDPYERAHLTRLRPDLLPGRRDSATSGENVDRLSLADDPDEILWYRVSLALAVDEARADRPAPRPDRLRTLPHGRGRARRRSLLTRLRRGVRRRGAAGP from the coding sequence ATGTCCGTCACCGAAACATCACGCACCGTCGCCAGGTCGCTGCCGGCCGCCCGAGGCGCGCAGGAACTCGGGCTCAGGCGCGGTGAGTTCGATCTCGCAGTGCAGCTGGGGCACATCCGCACCACGGCCGACGAGGCCGGAGGCAGACAGCGTGTCCCGCGCGAGGAGATCGACAGACTCCGCGCCGCGGACGGATTCCCGGAGTCCCTGCGCGAGCGACTCCGGGTGGTCGGTACGGCCGAGGGCGCCGCACTGATCGGCGTCAGCCGGAACCGCTTCACCACCCTGGCGCGTACCGGCCACCTCACGCCGGTCAGGTGCTGCCTCAACAGGTACCGGGCGGTCGTCTGGCTCTATCTCGCCGAGGAACTGCAGATGTTCGCGGATGAACACCCCGAGTTGCTCACCGGCAGGCTGCCGGGCCGGGTACGGGAGGATCTGGAGTCGGGGACGGACCGTCGTCCGCGCAACTGGCGCGGACGATGCATCGGCCTCCTGCTGCGCCGGACGGACGACCCCTGGCAGCGGGCCGCCGTGATGGCCTGTGTGCTCGACCCGGTGCAGCTGGCCGAGGTCGTCGACGATCCGTACGAGCGGGCCCACCTGACCCGGCTCCGCCCGGATCTCTTGCCGGGCCGCAGGGATTCCGCGACGTCAGGGGAGAACGTGGACCGCCTGTCGCTCGCGGACGACCCGGACGAGATCCTCTGGTACCGCGTGAGCCTGGCGCTCGCCGTCGACGAAGCCCGCGCCGACCGGCCCGCGCCGCGCCCCGACCGCCTCCGCACCCTGCCGCACGGGCGCGGGCGGGCGCGGCGCAGAAGCCTGCTGACCCGGCTGCGCCGGGGCGTGCGCCGACGCGGGGCGGCCGGACCGTAG
- a CDS encoding RNA-binding S4 domain-containing protein, with product MASQEETVRVDSWLWAVRLVKTRSLAGTACRAGHVRVNGERVKPAHTVRAGDEVRLHHLGRERIVVVSRVIRKRVGASVAAECLVDNSPPPPPREEVAVAGVRDRGAGRPTKRERRDLERLRGR from the coding sequence ATGGCTTCCCAGGAAGAAACCGTCCGCGTCGACAGCTGGCTGTGGGCCGTCCGGCTCGTGAAGACACGCTCGCTGGCCGGCACCGCCTGCCGGGCCGGGCACGTACGCGTCAACGGTGAGCGTGTGAAGCCCGCGCACACGGTGCGGGCAGGCGACGAGGTACGGCTCCATCACCTGGGCCGCGAGCGCATCGTCGTCGTGTCACGCGTGATACGCAAGCGTGTCGGGGCATCCGTCGCCGCCGAGTGCCTGGTCGACAACAGTCCGCCGCCACCGCCGCGGGAGGAGGTCGCCGTGGCCGGCGTGCGTGACCGTGGCGCGGGGCGTCCGACCAAGCGCGAGCGGCGCGACCTGGAGCGGCTGCGCGGCCGGTGA
- a CDS encoding PaaI family thioesterase, with protein MTMALAEADKVLADNFAPWVLELGLSVVETGERHAVLRLPWSERLARDGGGLSGQALMAAADTATVIAVASARGAYGPMTTVQQSTTFQRAVVGADVLVDARITKLGKRMAFADVTMTVEGADEVAAHASAVYALLG; from the coding sequence GTGACCATGGCCCTCGCTGAAGCCGACAAAGTCCTTGCCGACAACTTCGCACCCTGGGTGCTCGAACTCGGCCTGTCCGTGGTGGAGACCGGCGAACGACACGCGGTGCTGCGGCTGCCGTGGTCGGAGCGGCTGGCGCGGGACGGGGGCGGCCTGTCCGGGCAGGCCCTTATGGCGGCCGCGGACACCGCGACCGTGATCGCGGTGGCCTCCGCGCGCGGCGCCTACGGGCCGATGACGACGGTGCAGCAGTCGACCACGTTCCAGCGGGCCGTCGTGGGCGCCGATGTGCTGGTCGACGCCAGGATCACCAAGCTCGGCAAGCGCATGGCCTTCGCCGACGTCACCATGACGGTGGAGGGGGCCGACGAGGTGGCCGCGCACGCGTCCGCGGTGTACGCGCTTCTTGGCTGA